In one window of Thiobacillus sp. DNA:
- a CDS encoding DJ-1/PfpI family protein, with amino-acid sequence MPSVLVPLAPGFEDLEATSIVDILRRADIEVITASLAPGLVQGARGMRVQPDAQLDDVLERDFDMIALPGGMPGAENLKNDSRIQALLKRMAAAGKYTTAICAAPIALAQAGLLDNRRATSYPGFIDKLKPPGATYLADPVVVDGKVVTSRGPGTAMDFALTLVELLAGRGKRDQVEAGLVRP; translated from the coding sequence ATGCCCAGCGTACTGGTTCCCCTGGCCCCGGGTTTCGAGGACCTGGAGGCCACCTCCATTGTCGACATCCTGCGTCGGGCGGACATCGAAGTCATCACCGCGAGCCTGGCGCCGGGCCTGGTGCAGGGCGCCCGGGGCATGCGGGTGCAGCCCGACGCACAGCTGGACGACGTGCTGGAACGGGACTTCGACATGATCGCCCTGCCAGGGGGCATGCCCGGGGCCGAGAACCTGAAAAATGACAGCCGCATCCAGGCCCTCCTGAAACGCATGGCCGCGGCGGGCAAGTACACCACCGCCATCTGCGCCGCGCCCATCGCCCTGGCCCAGGCGGGCCTGCTGGACAACCGCCGCGCCACCAGCTATCCGGGGTTCATCGACAAGCTCAAGCCGCCGGGGGCCACCTACCTGGCGGACCCGGTCGTGGTGGACGGCAAGGTGGTCACTTCCCGGGGCCCCGGCACCGCCATGGATTTCGCCCTCACCCTGGTGGAACTGCTGGCCGGGCGAGGCAAGCGGGACCAGGTGGAAGCCGGGCTGGTGCGCCCTTAA
- a CDS encoding DsrE family protein yields the protein MRTVFALIAGLILINTARAEATFVQTPYAPPKVVFDFYLDDPAKMGAALYWVRSLAIPLSTPPYEFNPETIKVVIHGTELVTVAKKNEEKYKEFVERMRYYADLGVEFKVCLLAMGDYGYSLKDLQDFVQAVPSAPAELVHWQHQGYAVLTPQIMDKKYSIESIR from the coding sequence ATGCGCACCGTCTTCGCCCTCATCGCAGGACTGATCCTCATCAACACCGCCCGGGCCGAAGCCACCTTCGTGCAAACGCCCTATGCGCCGCCCAAGGTAGTGTTCGATTTCTACCTGGACGACCCCGCCAAGATGGGGGCCGCCCTGTACTGGGTGCGCTCCCTGGCCATCCCCCTCTCCACCCCGCCCTATGAGTTCAACCCGGAGACCATCAAGGTGGTGATCCACGGCACCGAGCTGGTGACGGTGGCGAAGAAGAACGAGGAGAAGTACAAGGAGTTCGTGGAACGCATGCGCTACTACGCGGACCTGGGGGTGGAATTCAAGGTCTGCCTGTTGGCCATGGGGGACTATGGCTACAGCCTCAAGGACCTGCAGGACTTCGTCCAGGCCGTGCCTTCCGCCCCGGCGGAACTGGTGCACTGGCAGCACCAGGGGTATGCGGTGCTCACGCCCCAGATCATGGACAAGAAATACAGCATCGAATCCATCCGCTGA
- a CDS encoding FAD-dependent oxidoreductase, whose amino-acid sequence MDTFDCIVVGAGASGLVAAARMARAGRQVLVLEAAQRVGGCIHSWRPHEDFWLELGAHTAYNSYGPLLEALADRGRLGELLQREKLGYSFFLPDGHLQSPIRRLSFLEAALRLPLGLGRGLGGSKAGRTVAEWFGGLLGKRNYRRLLAPAFAAVLSQPADSFPAEWLFRRKPRMKEAPRKFTFAGGLQGLLEAIAKDAPFQLRANVLVQGISRDLQGFRLRTADGELACRQLILAVPVDTAAALLDEAYPEVSRILQSFPMSSSEALGVVLAAEATRIDKVAGLIGDDDDFWSVVTRDPVPHASLRGFTFHFRPGRLNREEKIERAATVLGVPRAAFVHVAETVNRLPAPWVEHPRRAAEVDALLAREPLALVGNYLNGLSIGDCAERAALETDRLLKA is encoded by the coding sequence ATGGATACCTTTGATTGCATCGTTGTCGGCGCGGGCGCCAGTGGTCTGGTGGCTGCGGCCCGCATGGCCAGGGCAGGGCGCCAGGTCCTGGTGCTGGAAGCGGCCCAGCGGGTGGGTGGCTGCATCCACTCCTGGCGGCCCCATGAGGATTTCTGGCTGGAACTTGGCGCCCACACCGCCTACAACTCCTATGGCCCCCTGCTGGAGGCCCTGGCGGACCGGGGCCGCCTGGGGGAACTGCTGCAGCGGGAAAAGCTCGGCTACAGCTTCTTCCTGCCGGATGGGCACCTCCAGTCCCCCATCAGGCGCCTGAGTTTCCTGGAAGCGGCTCTGCGCCTGCCCCTGGGCCTGGGCCGGGGTCTGGGTGGCTCCAAGGCCGGGCGCACGGTGGCGGAATGGTTCGGCGGCCTGCTGGGCAAGCGCAACTACCGCCGCCTGCTGGCTCCTGCCTTTGCCGCCGTCCTGTCCCAGCCGGCCGACAGTTTTCCCGCCGAATGGCTGTTCCGGCGCAAGCCCCGCATGAAGGAGGCACCGCGCAAGTTCACCTTCGCAGGCGGCCTCCAGGGCCTGCTGGAAGCCATCGCCAAGGATGCCCCATTCCAGCTGCGCGCCAACGTCTTGGTGCAAGGCATCTCTCGGGACCTCCAGGGGTTCCGCCTGCGGACGGCGGACGGTGAACTGGCCTGCCGCCAGCTGATACTGGCCGTGCCCGTGGATACCGCCGCCGCGCTGCTGGACGAGGCCTATCCCGAGGTGTCCCGCATACTGCAAAGCTTCCCCATGTCCAGCAGCGAGGCCCTGGGGGTGGTGCTGGCCGCCGAGGCCACCCGGATAGACAAGGTCGCGGGCCTCATCGGTGACGATGATGATTTCTGGTCCGTGGTGACCCGGGACCCGGTGCCCCATGCCAGCTTGCGGGGATTCACCTTCCATTTCCGCCCCGGTCGCCTGAACCGGGAAGAAAAGATCGAGCGGGCCGCCACCGTGCTGGGAGTGCCCAGGGCCGCCTTCGTCCACGTGGCCGAAACCGTAAACCGCCTGCCGGCGCCGTGGGTGGAGCACCCCCGCCGGGCCGCTGAGGTGGATGCCCTGCTGGCGCGGGAGCCCCTGGCCCTGGTGGGCAACTACCTGAACGGACTGTCCATCGGCGATTGCGCGGAACGCGCCGCCCTGGAGACGGACAGACTGCTCAAGGCATAA
- a CDS encoding CBS domain-containing protein — protein MYIRDVLTIKGDLQTLGIAPDAPVADAVAQLVAHDIGSLVVMRGETMVGFITERDILRGMQTRDCRVEGVKVSDLMEKEPIVAASDDTVDYARDVMTKHRISHLIVMDQDRLTGVISFHDVAKACLKDANFQNSLLKRYIKHWPE, from the coding sequence ATGTACATTCGCGACGTGCTCACCATCAAAGGCGACCTCCAGACCCTGGGCATCGCCCCGGACGCCCCCGTGGCCGACGCGGTGGCCCAACTGGTGGCCCACGACATCGGCTCCCTGGTGGTGATGCGGGGCGAGACCATGGTTGGCTTCATCACGGAGCGGGATATCCTGCGGGGCATGCAGACCAGGGACTGCAGGGTGGAAGGCGTGAAGGTGTCCGACCTGATGGAGAAGGAGCCCATCGTCGCCGCCTCCGACGACACCGTGGACTATGCCCGGGACGTGATGACCAAGCACCGCATCAGCCATCTCATCGTCATGGACCAGGACCGGCTCACGGGCGTCATCTCCTTCCACGACGTGGCCAAGGCCTGCCTCAAGGACGCCAACTTCCAGAACTCCCTGCTCAAGCGCTACATCAAGCACTGGCCGGAGTGA